One genomic segment of Nitrospirota bacterium includes these proteins:
- a CDS encoding ATP-dependent helicase — MEKYTIRRDIASRRINFSEELNPSQLDVVTCKGGPMLVLAGAGTGKTTTVTYRVAWLIEQGVRPSEILLLTFTNKAAKEMMSRAETLAGGEISSLWGGTFHHIGNTLLRRYAELLGYTKDFTILDRADTNELFDSCKLEYEGSKLTAGYSGGKAYGVAPIPKAAVLSDIYSYVKNTSKTIEDSIAKKYSKLRTATDDIIAIFKLYEHKKTTLNLMDFDDLLINLKVLLTDFPDVREQLSGRFKHVLVDEYQDTNSVQAEIVYLLSSVHKNIMAVGDDAQAIFSFRGANLDNILNFHNYYPNTKIFRLTYNYRSTPQILNLANAIIRGNRRQYRKDLESSRNDVTHEGKPCPLPYLVELSDVEAQAEFVCSKLRDIAEEGGLLSNVSVLYRAHYQSLELQLELTRHGIFYEVRSGMKFFEMAHIKDVMAYLKVVVNPFDEIGWKRILKMIPGVGNKTIEKFWVILTQNQEETPLDALPKLNNSMPQKGKERFRQLLETIEQIKNQRSPSKAITLITEGGYEQFIYEAYTNAESRLEDIDKMSEYAIKYDSISTFVSDMAIGGDTDEDEEAGDSFMGKVVLTSVHQAKGLEWKRVFIIGLNDGQFPLFKSIAAGEEEEERRLFYVAVTRACDELYLCNTQMSNIVGPVKPSRFIDELESRLYQPLEISYGGDNDIF; from the coding sequence ATGGAAAAATACACAATACGCAGAGATATTGCATCCAGAAGGATCAATTTTTCAGAGGAGCTAAATCCCTCGCAACTGGATGTGGTTACCTGTAAGGGCGGGCCTATGCTTGTACTGGCAGGGGCAGGAACCGGTAAGACTACAACTGTAACCTATCGTGTTGCGTGGCTTATAGAACAGGGGGTCAGGCCCTCTGAGATACTCCTTCTCACCTTTACAAATAAAGCGGCTAAGGAGATGATGTCACGGGCGGAAACTTTGGCAGGCGGAGAGATTAGCTCACTGTGGGGTGGCACGTTTCATCACATTGGAAACACCTTGCTGCGCAGATATGCTGAACTTCTGGGCTACACCAAGGACTTTACCATTTTGGACAGAGCAGACACTAACGAACTCTTTGATTCCTGTAAGTTAGAATATGAAGGCTCTAAACTTACGGCAGGATATTCAGGAGGGAAAGCTTATGGGGTGGCTCCTATCCCGAAAGCCGCTGTCCTTTCTGATATTTATTCATATGTGAAAAACACTTCTAAAACCATCGAGGATTCTATAGCAAAAAAATACAGTAAACTCCGCACTGCTACTGACGATATTATAGCAATATTTAAACTCTATGAGCACAAGAAAACCACGCTGAATTTGATGGATTTTGACGATTTGCTTATAAACTTAAAAGTTCTGCTCACTGATTTTCCCGACGTACGGGAACAACTAAGCGGCAGATTTAAGCACGTACTGGTGGATGAGTACCAGGACACGAACTCAGTTCAGGCTGAGATTGTCTATCTTCTTTCCTCTGTACACAAAAATATCATGGCTGTAGGAGACGATGCACAAGCGATATTTTCCTTTAGGGGAGCAAATCTCGATAACATTTTAAATTTTCATAATTATTATCCAAACACTAAGATATTTCGCCTTACCTATAACTACCGCAGCACTCCTCAAATTCTAAATCTTGCTAATGCAATAATCAGAGGCAACCGCCGGCAATACAGAAAGGACCTTGAATCCAGCCGAAACGATGTAACACATGAGGGCAAACCGTGTCCGCTCCCATATCTGGTAGAGCTTTCTGATGTTGAGGCACAGGCGGAGTTTGTGTGCTCTAAGCTCAGGGATATAGCCGAGGAGGGAGGCTTATTATCGAACGTTTCTGTGCTTTATCGCGCTCACTACCAGTCCCTTGAGCTACAACTGGAGTTGACCCGGCATGGGATCTTCTATGAGGTGCGCTCCGGCATGAAGTTTTTTGAAATGGCTCATATCAAGGATGTTATGGCATATCTTAAGGTTGTGGTAAATCCATTTGATGAAATTGGCTGGAAACGGATTTTAAAAATGATTCCAGGTGTTGGAAACAAAACCATAGAGAAATTTTGGGTTATTCTGACTCAAAATCAGGAGGAGACCCCCTTAGACGCACTGCCGAAACTTAACAACTCTATGCCGCAAAAAGGCAAAGAACGTTTCCGGCAGCTTTTAGAAACAATTGAACAAATAAAAAACCAAAGATCACCATCCAAAGCTATAACACTTATCACAGAGGGCGGCTACGAACAGTTTATCTACGAGGCTTACACTAACGCTGAGAGCAGACTTGAGGATATAGACAAAATGTCGGAGTATGCTATAAAGTACGACAGCATTTCCACATTTGTCAGCGATATGGCAATTGGGGGCGACACCGATGAGGATGAGGAGGCTGGAGACAGTTTCATGGGCAAAGTTGTGCTTACCTCGGTGCATCAGGCAAAGGGACTGGAGTGGAAACGGGTCTTTATAATCGGCCTGAACGACGGTCAGTTTCCGCTATTTAAATCCATTGCCGCAGGTGAAGAGGAGGAGGAAAGGAGGCTTTTTTATGTGGCTGTAACGAGGGCCTGTGATGAGCTTTATCTTTGCAACACACAGATGTCTAATATAGTAGGTCCTGTGAAACCATCAAGATTCATTGATGAGCTTGAAAGCCGTCTTTACCAGCCACTTGAGATCTCTTATGGAGGTGACAATGACATTTTCTGA
- a CDS encoding zf-HC2 domain-containing protein, producing the protein MKIKHDDIQDKLHDYLKGALSEELTLIIKEHIPACNECAKEINVIESLVKNEVPDPGDIFFYNLARNVIRQAKETKPQKFRLWEFLRLNPIAVAALCLVIVLVVYNYAGFISVQRILEHSGNEIVKNDIIKDKVMDVLTTDDILYLEDEYEDSVSTDYDGEEYLVITL; encoded by the coding sequence ATGAAAATTAAGCATGATGACATACAAGACAAGCTGCATGATTACCTTAAAGGCGCTCTAAGTGAGGAGCTAACACTAATAATAAAAGAACATATCCCTGCATGCAACGAGTGTGCTAAAGAAATCAATGTCATTGAATCTCTGGTGAAAAACGAAGTGCCAGACCCTGGTGACATATTTTTTTATAACCTTGCAAGAAATGTTATAAGACAAGCCAAAGAGACAAAACCGCAGAAGTTCCGCTTATGGGAATTTCTCAGGCTTAACCCGATTGCTGTGGCGGCTTTGTGTCTGGTTATTGTTTTGGTTGTTTATAATTATGCAGGGTTTATAAGTGTACAACGAATCCTCGAACACAGTGGAAATGAAATAGTGAAAAATGACATTATAAAAGATAAAGTTATGGATGTTTTAACAACAGATGATATTCTCTATTTAGAAGATGAGTATGAAGACTCAGTCTCAACCGATTATGATGGTGAGGAATATTTAGTAATAACACTATAG
- a CDS encoding NAD(P)H-hydrate dehydratase has product MKAVTAKEMMEIDRRTIEDVGIPQVVLMERAGLAVAKRIMERFAPQSVTVICGGGNNGGDGLVAARELYNNGFCVHVFMAAELASLSDACRFQFELLKKYDIEVFSKPVVRDSDIVGNILVDAMIGTGLIRQVKDAMAKTIDYINSSGCFVFSVDIPSGISSDTGEILGHAVKATNTITFGLPKRGHLLHPGRDYTGELFVEDIGFPRVFLTDENITCETVEKNLVSMFLPTRPDYSYKGNYGHVLFIGGARGKTGAIVMAAKAAMRSGSGLATIGVPSSLLDTYQSRVTEEMTLPVADKGKGRFSKKALTEILDFAERRCDVIAIGPGMGVDTDTVELVRELIANSPVPIVLDADGINSLSALKYHDRINILNTSPSPVTITPHTAEMARLVLEGKTSNLSPKCMEVERDRVGEASKFSALSTSYLILKGVPTITADPEGNTFINPTGSPAMATSGAGDVLTGIISSFSGQGLPPLYAALLGVYIHGMAGEIAADKVGVYSTIASDLIEYIPLAINYLTGKEK; this is encoded by the coding sequence GTGAAAGCAGTTACAGCAAAAGAGATGATGGAAATAGACCGCAGGACTATAGAGGACGTGGGAATTCCGCAGGTGGTACTTATGGAAAGAGCGGGACTTGCTGTTGCAAAGCGGATAATGGAACGGTTTGCGCCCCAGTCGGTAACTGTAATCTGTGGCGGGGGAAACAATGGCGGTGATGGTCTTGTCGCTGCAAGAGAGCTTTATAATAACGGTTTCTGTGTGCATGTGTTTATGGCTGCCGAGCTTGCTTCTTTAAGCGATGCCTGTCGTTTTCAATTTGAGCTTTTAAAGAAATACGATATTGAGGTCTTTTCTAAACCTGTCGTTCGTGACAGTGATATTGTTGGTAATATCTTAGTTGATGCCATGATTGGTACCGGTCTCATCAGGCAGGTAAAGGATGCTATGGCTAAAACCATTGATTATATAAATTCAAGCGGCTGCTTTGTTTTTTCAGTTGACATTCCCTCAGGTATATCCTCAGATACGGGTGAGATATTAGGACATGCTGTTAAAGCAACAAATACAATAACATTTGGACTACCCAAACGCGGCCACTTGTTACATCCAGGACGTGATTACACAGGGGAGCTGTTTGTAGAGGATATAGGATTTCCGAGAGTGTTTCTTACTGATGAAAATATCACCTGTGAAACTGTGGAAAAAAATCTGGTATCAATGTTTTTGCCGACTCGTCCTGACTACTCATATAAGGGTAATTATGGACATGTACTTTTTATAGGCGGTGCAAGGGGTAAAACCGGCGCAATTGTAATGGCGGCAAAGGCCGCTATGAGATCAGGCTCAGGGCTTGCCACAATCGGGGTGCCATCCTCACTGCTGGACACCTATCAGTCACGGGTTACCGAGGAGATGACCCTGCCTGTTGCTGATAAGGGCAAAGGAAGGTTTTCTAAAAAGGCACTTACTGAGATACTGGATTTTGCAGAAAGGCGTTGTGATGTTATAGCCATAGGGCCGGGTATGGGAGTTGACACTGACACCGTGGAACTGGTCAGAGAGTTAATCGCTAACTCTCCTGTGCCCATAGTGCTTGACGCTGATGGTATAAATTCCCTTTCAGCACTAAAGTACCATGACAGGATAAACATTTTAAACACATCTCCGTCCCCGGTAACTATCACACCGCATACTGCTGAAATGGCAAGGCTCGTGCTTGAGGGTAAAACATCAAACCTCTCTCCTAAGTGTATGGAGGTGGAAAGGGACAGAGTGGGTGAGGCATCAAAGTTTTCTGCCCTCTCAACCTCTTACCTGATACTCAAGGGAGTGCCCACTATAACGGCTGACCCTGAGGGAAACACGTTTATCAATCCCACAGGCAGCCCCGCTATGGCAACCTCAGGGGCTGGGGATGTCCTTACAGGCATAATATCATCATTTTCAGGACAGGGCTTGCCTCCGCTATATGCTGCCCTCTTAGGAGTCTATATACATGGCATGGCTGGCGAGATTGCTGCCGATAAAGTTGGTGTATATTCCACTATTGCGTCAGACCTCATAGAATATATTCCCTTAGCAATTAACTACTTAACGGGAAAGGAAAAGTAA
- a CDS encoding radical SAM protein, which produces MKTVFVRLHTTADEIIPPLNYGYLSSSMPNKNTLIFDQLRDRNSDTVLIKKIINEKPDILGFSAYTKDISFVKRFVSQIRSFLPNTIIVLGGVQITLMPVETFKYLGGIIDYGFKGECELAFKKFTDQLPRPGDDLDGFDNLVWLKDGQVKENAIIAPKNLDELPFPRWDLMPPGSYPKAPHGAFYKQFPYAPMITSRGCPYPCTFCSAGFISGKKIRYRSIENVIEEIKYLNKYFNVKEVHIEDDNFSMERERVIDFCESLMRTNLNITWALPNGLRLDKLDLDDLKLMNRAGCYSVNVGVESGNESRLKLIKKKITKEKIKEKIALVKQAGMDIGGFFIIGFPGETRQEIEQTLKFTTELELDRIGISYFQPYPGTEDFKQLLDSKQYSFDLENAHHSLHTISFIPEGMSYNAIKILRFKGFLRFYFRPRIFLQLVRTIKSFEHLKFILKRGIRWLTS; this is translated from the coding sequence ATGAAAACAGTTTTTGTGCGTTTACATACAACTGCTGATGAGATAATTCCTCCGTTAAATTACGGTTATCTTAGTTCATCAATGCCAAACAAAAACACTTTGATTTTTGACCAGCTCAGGGACAGGAACTCAGACACTGTTTTAATTAAAAAGATAATTAATGAAAAACCGGATATACTTGGTTTTTCTGCATACACAAAAGACATCTCATTTGTTAAGCGCTTTGTTTCACAAATCAGGTCTTTTTTACCTAATACCATTATTGTTTTAGGCGGCGTTCAGATTACGTTAATGCCTGTGGAAACGTTTAAATATTTAGGCGGGATCATAGATTATGGTTTTAAAGGTGAATGCGAGCTTGCATTTAAGAAATTTACAGATCAACTCCCCCGACCAGGGGATGATCTCGATGGTTTTGATAATCTTGTATGGCTAAAAGACGGTCAGGTAAAAGAAAATGCTATCATAGCCCCTAAAAACCTTGACGAACTACCCTTTCCGCGATGGGATTTGATGCCGCCAGGCAGTTATCCCAAAGCGCCGCATGGTGCTTTCTATAAACAATTCCCATACGCTCCCATGATTACTTCAAGGGGCTGTCCATATCCGTGTACTTTTTGTTCGGCAGGGTTCATATCAGGAAAAAAGATCAGGTACAGAAGCATAGAAAATGTTATCGAGGAAATCAAGTATCTGAATAAATATTTTAATGTTAAAGAGGTTCATATTGAAGATGATAACTTTTCTATGGAAAGAGAGCGTGTTATTGATTTTTGCGAATCACTTATGCGAACAAACCTTAATATAACCTGGGCTTTGCCAAACGGCTTAAGATTAGATAAACTTGATCTTGATGACTTAAAATTAATGAACCGTGCCGGGTGTTATTCGGTAAATGTTGGAGTGGAAAGTGGAAATGAAAGCAGACTAAAACTAATTAAAAAGAAGATAACAAAGGAAAAAATAAAAGAAAAGATTGCTCTGGTCAAGCAGGCAGGAATGGATATTGGCGGTTTTTTTATAATAGGATTTCCTGGGGAGACCCGGCAGGAAATCGAGCAGACATTAAAATTCACCACTGAGCTTGAATTAGACAGAATAGGTATTTCATATTTCCAGCCATATCCCGGCACAGAGGATTTTAAACAGCTGCTTGACTCTAAACAGTATAGTTTTGACCTTGAAAATGCTCATCACTCACTCCACACGATAAGCTTTATTCCGGAGGGTATGAGTTATAATGCAATAAAAATCCTAAGATTTAAGGGTTTTTTGAGGTTTTATTTCAGACCGAGGATATTCCTGCAATTAGTAAGAACGATAAAGAGTTTTGAGCATTTAAAGTTTATATTAAAAAGGGGAATTAGGTGGCTTACATCATAG
- a CDS encoding DUF1049 domain-containing protein gives MTRFTSLLFLVVLCGVFYLAIYNSDSVRMHLTKELAYDLPLIALMAVSTVIGAALMFVIFFIRDTRNYIQSRLAQKKRKKEEMSQVLYSKAVNYAAANLVDEAVVELQNVLKENPEHIPSIIKLADMYSKKNETMKAMELYHKALTMDSGNIEVLFKSLDVRIAQGALHEAEETADKILALEPHNALALYKKREIFEQQSRWDELMYLQKTIIKNLPDSDSNKEAQQRILHGYEYEYGRQSLENSEIEKARKVFKEVIKYDKSFIPAHLGLAEVFLLEGNTEAGINYLEKVHKETNSLIILARLEDLLINESEPSRLIRIYKNALSDTPEADAIKLFLGKLYYRLEMLDEALDIFNSFDSTSTYSEVHKIKGSLYLRRNECEKAAAEFLKVIGLKRALRIPYHCLNCNHEATDWEGRCPSCKTWNTYDFNFDKHQKP, from the coding sequence ATGACAAGATTTACATCGTTATTGTTTCTTGTTGTGCTCTGTGGCGTGTTTTATCTTGCCATCTACAACAGTGATTCAGTAAGGATGCATCTTACAAAGGAACTTGCCTATGACCTTCCTTTAATAGCTCTTATGGCTGTCTCAACGGTAATCGGAGCTGCTTTAATGTTTGTGATTTTTTTTATACGTGATACCAGAAACTATATTCAGTCGAGGTTAGCGCAAAAGAAACGTAAAAAAGAGGAGATGTCGCAGGTTTTGTACTCAAAGGCAGTCAACTATGCCGCTGCTAATCTTGTGGATGAGGCAGTGGTGGAGCTACAAAATGTGCTAAAAGAAAACCCGGAGCACATTCCCTCAATTATAAAGTTAGCCGATATGTACAGTAAAAAAAATGAAACCATGAAGGCAATGGAGCTTTACCACAAGGCACTCACCATGGACTCAGGCAACATTGAGGTACTCTTTAAGTCTCTGGATGTGCGAATAGCACAGGGAGCGTTACATGAAGCGGAGGAGACAGCCGATAAAATTCTTGCGTTAGAGCCGCATAACGCACTTGCTTTGTATAAGAAGCGCGAGATATTTGAACAGCAATCCCGATGGGATGAACTGATGTACCTGCAAAAGACGATAATTAAGAATCTGCCGGACAGTGATTCCAATAAAGAGGCACAACAGAGAATTCTCCACGGTTACGAATACGAGTATGGCAGACAGTCTCTGGAAAATTCCGAAATTGAGAAGGCAAGGAAAGTGTTTAAAGAAGTGATTAAGTATGATAAGTCATTTATTCCTGCGCATCTGGGGCTTGCCGAGGTGTTTTTGCTTGAGGGCAATACCGAGGCCGGTATAAATTATCTTGAGAAGGTTCATAAGGAGACAAACTCCTTGATAATACTTGCACGGCTTGAGGATCTGCTCATAAATGAGAGTGAACCATCCCGGCTCATCAGAATTTATAAAAATGCGCTATCTGACACCCCAGAGGCCGATGCTATAAAACTCTTCCTTGGTAAACTCTACTATCGGCTTGAAATGCTTGACGAGGCGCTGGATATTTTCAACTCCTTTGACAGCACATCCACCTACTCAGAGGTGCATAAGATAAAGGGCAGCCTCTACTTAAGAAGAAACGAATGTGAAAAGGCAGCCGCAGAGTTTTTAAAAGTCATAGGGCTTAAGAGAGCGCTGAGAATCCCCTACCACTGTTTAAACTGCAACCACGAGGCCACAGACTGGGAGGGGCGCTGCCCATCCTGTAAAACATGGAACACTTACGACTTCAATTTCGATAAACATCAGAAACCATGA
- a CDS encoding isoamylase early set domain-containing protein translates to MKETQNITAKKANNTAKQKDELELTRLTKQYVEGTNLCKVTFMLPKEATENAHKVTLTGDFNDWDTEATPLKKDKNGIFSVTVELEAETEHQYKFLIDDEHWENDWNADRYEKSCLGNFENSVVELYRD, encoded by the coding sequence ATGAAAGAAACACAGAATATAACCGCTAAAAAAGCAAATAACACCGCAAAACAAAAAGATGAGCTGGAGTTAACCAGGCTTACAAAACAATATGTGGAGGGAACTAACCTTTGCAAGGTCACTTTTATGCTACCAAAAGAGGCTACTGAAAACGCTCACAAGGTAACTTTAACCGGAGACTTTAACGACTGGGATACAGAGGCCACACCGCTTAAAAAGGATAAAAACGGCATTTTTTCGGTCACTGTTGAATTAGAAGCTGAAACGGAACATCAGTACAAGTTTTTGATAGACGATGAGCATTGGGAAAACGACTGGAATGCCGACAGATACGAAAAAAGCTGTCTGGGTAATTTTGAAAACTCGGTAGTGGAGTTATATAGAGATTAA
- a CDS encoding pyridoxine 5'-phosphate synthase yields MFLSVNVDHIATLRQARLGVEPDPVEGALLAISGGADGITAHLREDRRHISDRDLKLLRQVITAPLNLEMAATDEMIAIALSVKPDMVTLVPEKRQELTTEGGLDVRGQKQRLSYAVDKIQSEGIPVSLFINPSETDVTASAETTAEMVEIHTGLYANAVGEKAKTAELGKIITAVYEAQHLGLIINAGHGLNYRNVSHIAAIREIRGLYIGHGIMSRAIMTGIEKAVWQMRDLIRQAG; encoded by the coding sequence ATGTTTTTAAGTGTAAATGTTGATCATATAGCGACTTTGAGGCAGGCACGGCTTGGGGTTGAACCCGATCCTGTAGAGGGTGCTCTGCTTGCCATCTCAGGAGGCGCTGACGGTATTACTGCTCATCTTAGAGAGGACAGGCGGCACATCTCAGACAGAGATTTAAAACTGCTCCGGCAGGTAATAACTGCGCCTTTAAATCTTGAAATGGCTGCCACCGATGAGATGATAGCAATAGCGCTATCAGTTAAACCTGACATGGTCACGCTTGTTCCTGAAAAACGGCAGGAGCTGACCACTGAAGGCGGTCTTGACGTCAGAGGGCAAAAGCAACGGCTAAGTTATGCGGTAGATAAAATCCAGTCTGAGGGGATACCGGTCAGCCTGTTTATAAATCCATCTGAGACTGATGTTACAGCAAGCGCTGAGACCACAGCAGAGATGGTTGAAATCCACACCGGTCTCTATGCTAACGCCGTGGGCGAAAAGGCAAAAACAGCAGAGCTGGGTAAAATTATCACAGCTGTATATGAGGCTCAACACCTTGGTCTAATCATAAATGCCGGACATGGTTTAAACTACAGAAACGTTTCACACATAGCAGCAATCAGAGAAATCAGAGGGCTTTACATAGGGCATGGTATAATGAGCAGGGCTATAATGACAGGCATTGAAAAGGCAGTGTGGCAGATGCGTGATTTAATAAGGCAGGCCGGATGA
- the acpS gene encoding holo-ACP synthase, whose translation MIFGIGVDIIINQRIRKAFEKWGDRFLTRVYTKTERDYCVGQRFSETSLAARFAAKEAFIKAAGVFFPFTLIEVCNDKLGKPYLLLYGGADDFTKQHGVCRMHLSISHESTHSVAMVVLESQEAKRQ comes from the coding sequence ATGATTTTCGGTATCGGCGTTGATATAATCATAAATCAGCGCATAAGAAAGGCGTTTGAAAAATGGGGAGACAGGTTTTTAACCCGTGTATACACAAAAACCGAACGTGATTATTGTGTTGGACAGCGTTTTTCAGAAACCTCTCTGGCTGCAAGGTTTGCTGCTAAGGAGGCTTTCATAAAAGCAGCGGGTGTGTTTTTTCCTTTTACGCTGATTGAGGTATGTAATGATAAATTGGGTAAACCTTACCTTTTGCTTTATGGCGGTGCGGATGATTTTACAAAACAACACGGAGTATGCCGTATGCACCTAAGTATAAGTCATGAGTCAACCCACAGTGTGGCAATGGTAGTACTTGAGAGTCAGGAGGCCAAAAGACAGTGA
- a CDS encoding nicotinate-nucleotide adenylyltransferase, producing the protein MQLGVEKIKSVGLFGGTFNPVHYGHLRAAEEALSAFSLDKVVFIPSYNPPLKKHGLVPSDDRLEMVRLATDSNERFEVSDIECKREGLSYTIWTLQELVQNYGDRSVLYFILGMDSFLDMPNWYQAEAVISTVNFIILTRPPLNESEILKSPYIDAEALNFSASEGVTKVKLKHTGEAFLLNITALDISSTMIRQLISREESVKYLLPENVQSYIIDKGLYRGQSAERKN; encoded by the coding sequence ATGCAGCTTGGTGTGGAAAAGATAAAAAGTGTTGGGCTTTTTGGCGGCACCTTCAACCCTGTCCACTATGGGCATCTCAGGGCAGCAGAGGAGGCCTTGAGCGCATTTTCGTTAGACAAGGTGGTTTTTATCCCCTCATATAATCCGCCTCTGAAAAAGCACGGACTTGTCCCGTCAGATGACAGACTTGAAATGGTCAGACTTGCCACAGACAGTAACGAGCGCTTTGAGGTCTCAGACATTGAGTGCAAACGAGAGGGACTTTCCTACACAATTTGGACGCTGCAGGAGTTGGTTCAAAATTACGGAGACCGCTCTGTACTTTACTTTATACTTGGCATGGATTCATTTTTGGATATGCCTAACTGGTATCAGGCTGAGGCTGTTATCTCAACGGTTAACTTTATAATTCTTACAAGGCCGCCTTTAAATGAAAGTGAAATTTTAAAATCTCCCTATATTGATGCTGAAGCACTGAACTTTTCGGCATCAGAGGGTGTAACTAAGGTTAAACTAAAACACACAGGGGAGGCGTTTCTTTTAAATATAACCGCTCTTGATATTTCATCAACCATGATAAGACAATTAATCAGCCGGGAGGAAAGTGTAAAATACCTCTTGCCTGAAAACGTGCAATCGTATATAATTGATAAGGGGCTGTACAGGGGGCAAAGCGCAGAGCGAAAGAATTAA
- the rsfS gene encoding ribosome silencing factor: MEKTEKYLKTVVEALSEKKGDDTVVLDLRGLTQIADYFVICTGSSVPHIRALSDGVESKLKESKIKPLHIEGQRNNSWIILDYGDILVHIFNPETREYYELERFWLDARRITFDNAQGTVSAALN, encoded by the coding sequence TTGGAAAAAACTGAAAAATACTTAAAAACAGTAGTGGAGGCTCTTTCAGAAAAAAAGGGCGATGACACCGTGGTGTTGGATTTAAGAGGATTAACCCAGATAGCAGATTATTTTGTAATATGTACGGGCAGCTCAGTGCCGCACATAAGGGCACTTTCAGATGGTGTGGAAAGTAAGCTAAAGGAAAGTAAAATCAAACCGTTGCATATAGAGGGGCAAAGGAACAACAGTTGGATTATTTTGGACTATGGCGACATACTGGTACACATATTTAATCCGGAGACAAGAGAGTACTACGAGTTAGAGAGATTTTGGCTTGATGCCCGCAGAATAACTTTTGATAATGCTCAGGGCACAGTATCGGCGGCTTTGAACTGA
- a CDS encoding DUF2442 domain-containing protein, with amino-acid sequence MNTLDVEVTNISPFGIWLYLKDSEYFLPYEDYPWFKNARISQIFNVILQSPHHLYWPELDVDLSVESLKHPEKYQLTAKCL; translated from the coding sequence GTGAATACTTTGGATGTTGAAGTTACAAATATTTCTCCCTTTGGAATTTGGCTTTACCTGAAAGACAGTGAATATTTTTTACCTTACGAGGATTATCCATGGTTTAAAAATGCGAGGATCAGCCAGATTTTTAACGTTATTTTGCAAAGCCCACATCATCTTTACTGGCCTGAGCTTGATGTTGATTTATCCGTTGAGAGCCTTAAACACCCTGAGAAATACCAGTTAACTGCAAAGTGCCTATAA
- a CDS encoding cyclic nucleotide-binding domain-containing protein: protein MGKDFFLGKYLIDRGLVMEEDVIDALEIQRRESPAFEKVSLDLEFLTMKQIFQLLTYQADSDLTFAEVALRKKYLTQEQVIRVNNIIIDTRPFLGKILVSANKITKEKLNEVISSFDQATEKYLDLAEALKRIKIFELLDENALESLAYIALTERYATGETVLREGDEADEFFCIVSGSLKITKNTQDTEGGTCYMGSIQAQDVFGESCIFDRGRRTANVITETETVLVKFNRTSFINFLKYYPKSSISILIFIVQRLMGRLERSDRELACEKKRGISQSEIDAVLEEFFN from the coding sequence ATGGGAAAAGACTTTTTCTTAGGTAAGTACTTAATAGACAGAGGCCTCGTTATGGAGGAGGACGTTATAGATGCCCTTGAAATTCAAAGGAGAGAGAGTCCTGCCTTTGAAAAGGTATCACTTGACTTAGAGTTTCTTACAATGAAACAAATATTTCAACTGCTTACATATCAGGCTGACTCTGACCTTACATTTGCTGAGGTTGCATTGAGAAAAAAATACCTGACTCAGGAGCAAGTGATAAGAGTTAACAACATAATCATAGACACAAGACCGTTTTTAGGCAAAATCCTTGTCAGTGCTAACAAAATAACTAAGGAGAAATTAAACGAGGTTATTAGCTCATTTGATCAGGCGACTGAGAAATATCTGGACTTAGCTGAGGCTTTGAAAAGAATAAAAATATTTGAGCTGCTAGATGAAAATGCTCTTGAGTCGCTGGCTTACATTGCTCTAACAGAAAGATACGCTACCGGTGAGACGGTTTTAAGAGAGGGCGATGAGGCAGACGAATTTTTCTGCATAGTTTCTGGCTCTTTAAAAATCACAAAAAACACACAAGATACAGAAGGCGGCACCTGCTATATGGGGAGCATTCAAGCTCAAGATGTTTTTGGCGAATCTTGCATATTTGACCGCGGCAGGCGCACTGCAAACGTTATAACTGAAACCGAAACAGTTCTGGTAAAATTTAATCGCACATCATTCATAAATTTTCTGAAATACTATCCTAAGTCATCAATTTCGATACTGATTTTTATTGTGCAGCGGCTTATGGGACGCCTTGAGAGGTCTGACCGTGAGTTAGCATGCGAGAAAAAACGCGGCATTTCACAAAGCGAAATTGATGCTGTACTTGAGGAGTTTTTTAATTAA